The Candidatus Dechloromonas phosphoritropha genome includes a region encoding these proteins:
- a CDS encoding YraN family protein translates to MQAKSNDTTTARGREAEEQAARYLERCGLRVIERNFRVRGGEIDLICRDGGTLVFVEVRLRGRDNFGGAAASITAGKRQRIVLAARHYLAGKVECDCRFDCVLIDGDQLKWIRDAFAADD, encoded by the coding sequence ATGCAGGCAAAGTCCAACGATACCACCACGGCGCGCGGCCGCGAAGCCGAGGAGCAGGCAGCACGTTATCTGGAACGCTGCGGTCTACGCGTGATTGAGCGCAATTTTCGCGTTCGTGGCGGCGAGATCGACCTGATCTGTCGTGACGGCGGGACGCTGGTCTTCGTCGAGGTCAGACTGCGCGGCCGCGACAATTTCGGTGGCGCCGCAGCGAGCATCACCGCAGGCAAGCGCCAGCGCATCGTCCTCGCCGCGCGGCACTATCTGGCGGGCAAGGTGGAATGCGACTGCCGCTTCGACTGCGTGCTGATCGATGGCGACCAACTTAAATGGATCCGTGATGCGTTTGCTGCTGACGATTAG
- the rsmI gene encoding 16S rRNA (cytidine(1402)-2'-O)-methyltransferase, whose product MMEKLAALYVVPTPLGNLADLTRRAEEILRGVPWVAAEDTRHSGPLLKQLGSRARRLPAHRHNEHEAAARIVERLQAGEEVALIADAGTPGISDPGARIVAAVRAAGYRVIPLPGPCAATTALSASGLLDEHFLFHGFLPSKAGQRRQAIEALREYPCALVFYEAPHRILEAVADLAAVLGERTLVIARELTKLFESIHSGPLTAALDWLKQDPNRQRGEFVLIVSGAPARGNDGEGERVLKLLLAEGLPVKQAARLAAAISGAAKNALYEYALALKERGSSSTAA is encoded by the coding sequence ATGATGGAAAAATTGGCCGCATTGTATGTCGTCCCGACCCCGCTCGGGAACCTCGCCGACCTGACCCGCCGCGCTGAGGAAATCCTGCGCGGCGTGCCCTGGGTCGCCGCCGAGGACACCCGCCACAGTGGCCCCCTGCTCAAGCAGCTTGGTTCGCGGGCGCGCCGGCTGCCCGCCCACCGGCACAACGAACACGAAGCAGCCGCCCGCATCGTCGAGCGGCTTCAGGCCGGTGAGGAGGTGGCGCTTATCGCCGACGCCGGCACGCCCGGGATCTCCGACCCCGGCGCCCGCATCGTCGCCGCCGTGCGCGCCGCCGGCTACCGGGTGATCCCGCTGCCCGGTCCGTGCGCGGCGACCACGGCCCTCTCCGCGTCCGGCCTGCTCGACGAGCATTTCCTGTTCCATGGCTTCCTGCCGAGCAAGGCCGGCCAGCGCCGCCAGGCCATCGAGGCATTGCGCGAATACCCGTGTGCGCTGGTTTTTTACGAAGCCCCGCATCGCATCCTCGAAGCAGTCGCCGACCTGGCCGCCGTGCTCGGCGAACGCACCCTGGTCATCGCCCGCGAGCTGACCAAGCTGTTCGAATCCATTCATTCCGGGCCGTTGACCGCGGCGCTCGACTGGCTGAAACAGGATCCCAACCGCCAGCGCGGCGAATTCGTTCTGATCGTTTCCGGCGCCCCGGCGCGGGGCAATGACGGCGAGGGCGAGCGCGTGTTGAAGCTGCTGCTGGCCGAGGGTCTGCCGGTGAAGCAGGCGGCCCGCCTGGCGGCGGCGATCAGTGGGGCGGCAAAGAATGCGCTGTATGAGTATGCCCTGGCGCTGAAGGAGCGCGGGTCGTCATCCACGGCTGCCTGA
- a CDS encoding cache domain-containing protein, whose product MLRQLAVVSALAFFGSVGTAAAAEYGTPAEAKAMLEKAAVAVKADKAKALVMFTKGEGGFKDRDLYPYCGGPDGNFTAHPTLVGKSLKDLKDKAGKPLGEEVYAAAKVGSIAEVTYMWPRPGQTDPVVKVAFVTKIGDQVCAVGYYK is encoded by the coding sequence ATGTTGCGTCAATTAGCTGTGGTTTCAGCACTCGCTTTTTTCGGATCAGTCGGTACCGCTGCGGCAGCGGAATATGGCACGCCCGCCGAAGCCAAAGCCATGCTCGAAAAGGCCGCGGTAGCGGTAAAAGCCGACAAGGCGAAGGCGCTGGTGATGTTCACCAAGGGTGAGGGTGGCTTCAAGGATCGCGACCTGTACCCCTATTGCGGTGGTCCGGATGGCAACTTCACTGCCCATCCAACCCTCGTCGGCAAGAGTCTGAAGGACCTCAAGGACAAGGCTGGAAAGCCCTTGGGTGAGGAAGTCTATGCCGCAGCCAAGGTGGGATCGATTGCCGAGGTTACCTACATGTGGCCGCGCCCGGGTCAGACCGATCCGGTGGTCAAGGTGGCTTTCGTGACCAAGATCGGCGACCAGGTCTGTGCGGTCGGCTATTACAAGTAG
- a CDS encoding SAM-dependent methyltransferase, translating into MSDSPPSSTRIKPDDQRPEHPDFWCKRFGEGVTPWDAGKVPANFADFVGHQPEPLTTLIPGCGSAWEAACLAGCGWPVTALDFSPVAVATARSVLGTAAVDLVCADFFSFAPPRPIQLIYERAFLCALPRKLWTDWGRRVADLLPAGGLLAGYFFICDQAKGPPFGILPDQLDELLTPNFERIEDAAVDDSIPTFSGRERWQVWRRC; encoded by the coding sequence ATGAGCGATTCGCCGCCCTCTTCTACCCGGATCAAACCCGACGACCAGCGCCCGGAGCATCCGGACTTCTGGTGCAAGCGCTTCGGGGAAGGCGTCACCCCCTGGGATGCCGGCAAGGTGCCCGCCAATTTCGCCGATTTCGTCGGCCACCAGCCGGAGCCGCTGACCACCCTGATCCCCGGCTGCGGCAGTGCCTGGGAAGCCGCTTGCCTGGCCGGATGCGGCTGGCCGGTGACGGCGCTGGACTTCTCGCCGGTTGCCGTCGCCACTGCCCGTTCGGTCCTCGGCACTGCCGCGGTCGACCTCGTCTGTGCCGATTTTTTCAGCTTCGCGCCGCCGCGCCCGATACAGTTGATCTACGAACGCGCCTTCCTCTGCGCCCTGCCGCGCAAGCTGTGGACCGACTGGGGCCGGCGCGTCGCCGATCTGCTGCCGGCGGGCGGCCTGCTCGCTGGATACTTCTTCATCTGCGACCAGGCCAAGGGTCCGCCCTTCGGCATCCTGCCGGATCAACTCGACGAACTCCTGACCCCGAACTTTGAGCGCATCGAGGATGCCGCGGTCGACGACTCGATTCCCACGTTTTCCGGGCGCGAGCGCTGGCAGGTATGGCGGCGATGCTGA
- the hemC gene encoding hydroxymethylbilane synthase, whose product MSAPFKIVIASRESRLAMWQAVHVQGRLASLNPAAEVAILGMTTKGDQILDRPLSEIGGKGLFIKELEVAMQEGRAHLAVHSMKDVPMLMPEGFVLAAIAARENPRDAFVSNKYAGLDELPAGAVVGTSSLRREAILRAKYPQLVIKSLRGNLDTRLKKLDAGDYDAIILAAAGLIRLGLEYRIKTVLTAEQSLPAPGQGALGIELVEGDAAMATIVAPLDDPQTAHCVKAERAFSRALGGSCQVPLGGYAVIDDGQLWLRGFVASVDGQEMVAGELLGDPADDEALGRQLAEQLRARGADAILEKLAHCR is encoded by the coding sequence ATGTCCGCTCCCTTTAAGATTGTCATCGCCTCGCGCGAGTCCCGCCTCGCCATGTGGCAGGCTGTTCATGTTCAGGGCCGCCTGGCGAGTCTGAATCCTGCTGCCGAAGTTGCCATTCTAGGCATGACGACCAAGGGTGACCAGATTCTCGACCGCCCGCTCTCGGAAATCGGCGGCAAGGGCCTGTTCATCAAGGAACTGGAGGTGGCGATGCAGGAAGGTCGCGCCCACCTCGCCGTGCATTCGATGAAGGACGTGCCGATGTTGATGCCGGAGGGTTTCGTGCTGGCCGCCATCGCGGCCCGCGAAAATCCGCGCGACGCCTTCGTCTCGAACAAATACGCGGGCCTCGACGAGCTGCCGGCCGGCGCCGTCGTCGGTACCTCCAGTCTGCGCCGCGAAGCCATCCTGCGCGCCAAATACCCGCAACTGGTTATCAAGAGCCTGCGCGGCAATCTCGATACACGCCTGAAGAAGCTCGATGCCGGCGACTACGACGCGATCATCCTCGCCGCCGCCGGCCTGATCCGCCTCGGCCTGGAATACCGCATCAAAACGGTGTTGACCGCGGAACAGTCGCTGCCGGCGCCCGGCCAGGGCGCCCTGGGCATCGAACTGGTTGAGGGCGATGCGGCGATGGCGACCATCGTCGCGCCGCTCGACGATCCGCAAACGGCGCACTGCGTCAAGGCCGAGCGCGCCTTCTCGCGTGCCCTCGGTGGCAGTTGCCAGGTGCCGCTGGGCGGCTATGCCGTCATCGACGACGGCCAGCTCTGGCTGCGCGGTTTCGTCGCCAGCGTCGACGGCCAGGAAATGGTCGCCGGCGAATTGCTTGGTGACCCGGCCGACGACGAAGCGCTCGGTCGCCAGCTTGCCGAGCAACTGCGGGCGCGGGGTGCCGACGCCATTCTGGAAAAGCTCGCCCACTGCCGATGA
- a CDS encoding uroporphyrinogen-III synthase, with amino-acid sequence MSTTGPLAGRTIVVTRPRAQAAPLADAIAAVGGTPLISPLLEILPVADPQALEASVTRLPGAALAIFISPNAVAHALPVILAHGPWPAGALPAVVGQGTLKALAAHGVTGCVAPRERFDSEALLALPEMAGERVNGKRLVIFRGDGGRELLAETLRARGAEVECVTCYRRAGPPGGVDALLEGWRAGRLDALTVSSSEGLRYLVELLDDEGRSHLARTPLFVPHARIAENARASGLHKIILTDAADAGILAGLLAYNWPA; translated from the coding sequence ATGAGCACGACGGGCCCGCTTGCCGGCAGGACTATCGTCGTCACCCGGCCGCGGGCGCAGGCCGCGCCGCTGGCCGACGCCATTGCTGCCGTGGGCGGAACTCCGCTGATCTCTCCCCTGCTCGAAATCCTGCCGGTTGCCGATCCGCAGGCGCTGGAAGCCAGCGTGACCCGTCTGCCCGGCGCGGCGCTGGCCATCTTTATCAGCCCGAATGCAGTCGCCCACGCGCTGCCGGTCATTCTGGCACATGGCCCCTGGCCGGCTGGAGCGCTTCCGGCAGTGGTCGGACAGGGCACGCTGAAGGCGCTGGCGGCCCATGGCGTGACTGGCTGCGTCGCGCCGCGTGAGCGCTTTGATTCGGAGGCGCTGCTGGCATTGCCGGAAATGGCAGGCGAACGGGTCAACGGCAAGCGCCTCGTCATCTTCCGCGGTGACGGCGGCCGTGAATTGCTGGCTGAAACACTGCGCGCGCGGGGCGCCGAGGTCGAATGCGTCACCTGTTATCGTCGTGCCGGCCCCCCGGGAGGCGTTGACGCCCTGCTTGAAGGATGGCGCGCCGGGCGCCTCGACGCGCTGACCGTGTCGAGCAGCGAGGGGCTGCGCTACCTGGTCGAACTACTCGACGACGAGGGCCGCTCCCATCTCGCCCGGACCCCGCTCTTCGTGCCGCATGCGCGTATTGCGGAAAACGCGCGGGCCTCGGGTTTGCACAAAATTATCCTTACCGATGCAGCGGATGCCGGCATTCTTGCCGGCCTGCTTGCTTATAATTGGCCGGCATGA
- a CDS encoding uroporphyrinogen-III C-methyltransferase, producing MTPDNTTPPSSPAVRKPPSRFGPWFFVALAALALAGWQWFETRQRLAEIEQETSRRLEAADAGSKEDRGALKQMREQIDGLQGKLGAADARLAEIQAQSAAVQALYQDLAGSRDESGVLEAEQAIALAGQQLQLAGNVPAAIVALRSAEARLARVDRPQLLPLRKALAADLERLAALPVVDLAAVNARLEQVLLTIDKLPLAMDMRPPETREKPAEAAQLPWWERTAAEIWQELKGLVRIQRFDRDEAMLLAPGQSFFLRENLKLRLLNARLALFSRDQATFRGELKAALEMLERLFDVRDKGVDAAQATLRQLLATEIVIALPDLNETQAALRVLHNAKEKK from the coding sequence ATGACTCCAGACAACACGACTCCCCCTTCTTCGCCGGCGGTGCGCAAGCCGCCGTCGCGCTTCGGCCCCTGGTTTTTCGTGGCGTTGGCGGCACTTGCGCTGGCCGGCTGGCAATGGTTCGAGACCCGCCAGCGGCTCGCCGAAATCGAACAGGAAACCAGCCGTCGCCTGGAGGCGGCCGACGCCGGCAGCAAGGAGGATCGCGGCGCGTTGAAACAGATGCGCGAGCAGATCGACGGATTGCAGGGCAAGCTGGGCGCGGCCGATGCCAGGCTGGCCGAAATCCAGGCGCAGTCCGCAGCCGTGCAGGCGCTCTACCAGGACCTTGCCGGCAGCCGCGACGAATCCGGCGTGCTCGAAGCCGAGCAGGCGATCGCGCTGGCCGGACAGCAACTGCAACTGGCGGGCAATGTTCCGGCGGCCATCGTCGCCCTGCGCTCGGCGGAGGCCCGCCTCGCCCGCGTCGATCGTCCGCAGTTGCTGCCATTACGCAAGGCGCTGGCCGCCGATCTCGAGCGACTGGCGGCGCTTCCCGTGGTCGATCTGGCGGCGGTCAATGCGCGGCTGGAGCAGGTTCTCCTGACCATCGACAAATTGCCGCTGGCGATGGACATGCGGCCGCCGGAAACCCGCGAGAAGCCTGCGGAGGCTGCTCAGTTGCCCTGGTGGGAGCGCACCGCGGCTGAAATCTGGCAGGAACTGAAGGGGCTTGTCCGCATCCAGCGCTTTGATCGCGACGAGGCGATGCTGCTGGCGCCGGGCCAGAGTTTCTTCCTGCGCGAGAACCTCAAGCTGCGTCTGCTCAATGCCCGCCTGGCGCTGTTCTCCCGCGATCAGGCGACTTTCCGTGGCGAGCTGAAGGCGGCCCTCGAAATGCTCGAGCGCCTCTTCGATGTTCGCGACAAGGGTGTTGATGCGGCGCAGGCGACACTGCGTCAACTGCTGGCGACCGAGATCGTCATCGCCTTGCCGGACCTGAATGAAACCCAGGCCGCCCTGCGCGTCCTGCATAACGCCAAGGAGAAGAAGTGA
- a CDS encoding heme biosynthesis protein HemY yields MRWVFWILALFAVAVAAALGARVNDGYVLLVLPPHRIEVSLNLFVLALVTLVLILYAALRTLALTLGLPRRVKGYRERRRRERAGTVFQDAVRLLFEGRFGQALKKATESYAAGTYRGVSALVAARAVQRMREPEKQQEWMRRALADDPRNEAAALMLEAEMMNELRRFDEALAVLGRFQGKQGRHIAALRLELRARQGTGDWDGVLKLVRQIEKRDALPPEVAREIKTLAHLENIRRRRGDAGQLQDYLRAVPAFDYGRRLVLAAARALVEADALTVAQNLIESALDGYSEAGWQPELVGIYGDLTGPGLTARIARAEDWLHQYPGEATLLLALGRMCMNQRLWGKAQSYIEASLATEETRDAHLALAKLCDKLERGDEANRHFRAAVGLEAR; encoded by the coding sequence GTGAGGTGGGTATTCTGGATCCTCGCCCTGTTCGCGGTGGCCGTCGCGGCGGCGCTTGGCGCACGGGTCAACGACGGCTACGTCCTGCTTGTCCTTCCTCCGCATCGGATTGAAGTCAGCCTGAACCTCTTTGTTCTCGCGCTGGTCACCCTCGTTCTGATCCTCTATGCCGCGCTGCGGACACTGGCGCTGACCTTGGGCCTGCCCAGGCGGGTGAAGGGGTATCGCGAGCGGCGTCGGCGCGAGCGCGCCGGAACGGTATTCCAGGATGCCGTGCGTTTGCTCTTCGAGGGACGCTTCGGGCAGGCCTTGAAGAAGGCCACCGAGTCATACGCGGCAGGTACTTACCGCGGCGTATCGGCGCTGGTCGCGGCGCGCGCCGTGCAGCGCATGCGCGAGCCGGAAAAACAGCAGGAGTGGATGCGGCGGGCACTGGCCGACGATCCGCGTAACGAAGCGGCGGCGCTGATGCTGGAAGCCGAGATGATGAACGAGCTGCGCCGCTTCGACGAGGCGCTGGCCGTGCTTGGCCGGTTTCAGGGCAAGCAGGGTCGCCATATCGCCGCGCTGCGCCTCGAGCTGCGGGCACGCCAGGGCACCGGCGACTGGGATGGCGTCCTGAAGCTGGTCCGCCAGATCGAAAAGCGCGATGCCTTGCCGCCCGAGGTGGCGCGCGAGATCAAGACCCTCGCCCACCTCGAGAACATCCGTCGGCGCCGTGGCGATGCCGGTCAGCTTCAGGATTACCTGCGTGCCGTCCCGGCATTCGACTATGGACGTCGTCTGGTGCTGGCCGCCGCCAGGGCGCTGGTCGAAGCGGACGCGTTGACGGTGGCGCAGAATCTCATCGAAAGTGCGCTCGATGGTTATTCCGAGGCGGGCTGGCAGCCCGAACTGGTGGGCATTTATGGTGACCTGACGGGGCCGGGATTGACCGCGCGGATTGCCAGGGCCGAGGATTGGTTGCACCAGTATCCTGGCGAAGCCACGCTGTTGCTGGCGCTGGGGCGCATGTGCATGAATCAGCGTCTGTGGGGCAAGGCGCAGAGCTATATCGAAGCGTCGCTGGCGACCGAGGAAACGCGCGACGCGCATCTGGCGCTTGCCAAACTCTGCGACAAACTCGAGCGCGGCGACGAGGCCAACCGTCATTTCCGGGCGGCGGTAGGGCTTGAAGCGCGCTGA
- the hemF gene encoding oxygen-dependent coproporphyrinogen oxidase: MDTTRLKDFLIGLQSRIVGELEAFDGQAFRADSWVRPEGGGGISRLIEEGDFFERGGVNFSHVTGKSLPASATAVRPQLAGRSWEAMGVSLVLHPRNPYCPTAHMNVRCFVASKEGEDDVWWFGGGMDMTPYYGQRQDVAHFHRTCKNALAPFGNEVYPAYKKWCDEYFFLKHRNEPRGVGGVFFDDLNEGGFERCFNLTQAVGNAFTQAYLPVLAKRRETPYGERERDFQAYRRGRYVEFNLVWDRGTLFGLQSGGRTESILMSLPPVVKWRYDWKPEPGTPEAELYEVFLQPADWA, encoded by the coding sequence ATGGACACCACCCGCCTCAAGGATTTCCTCATTGGCCTGCAAAGCCGCATCGTCGGCGAACTGGAAGCCTTCGACGGCCAGGCGTTCCGCGCCGATTCCTGGGTTCGCCCGGAAGGTGGCGGAGGCATCTCGCGGCTGATCGAGGAAGGCGATTTCTTCGAGCGCGGTGGCGTCAATTTCTCGCACGTCACCGGCAAGTCGCTGCCCGCCTCGGCCACCGCCGTCCGCCCGCAACTGGCCGGGCGCTCGTGGGAGGCGATGGGCGTCTCGCTGGTCCTGCATCCGCGCAACCCATATTGCCCGACGGCACATATGAACGTACGCTGCTTCGTCGCCAGCAAGGAAGGCGAGGACGATGTCTGGTGGTTCGGCGGTGGCATGGACATGACGCCTTACTACGGTCAACGCCAAGATGTGGCCCATTTTCACCGGACCTGCAAGAACGCCCTGGCGCCCTTCGGCAATGAGGTCTACCCCGCTTACAAGAAATGGTGTGACGAGTATTTCTTCCTTAAGCATCGCAACGAGCCGCGCGGCGTTGGCGGCGTGTTTTTCGACGATCTGAACGAAGGCGGCTTCGAGCGCTGCTTCAACCTGACGCAAGCCGTCGGCAACGCCTTCACCCAGGCTTACCTGCCGGTCCTGGCCAAGCGTCGCGAAACGCCTTACGGTGAGCGCGAACGCGACTTTCAGGCTTACCGGCGCGGCCGTTACGTCGAATTCAACCTAGTCTGGGACCGCGGCACGCTGTTCGGCCTGCAATCCGGCGGGCGCACCGAATCGATCCTGATGTCGCTGCCGCCGGTCGTCAAATGGCGCTATGACTGGAAACCGGAGCCCGGCACGCCGGAAGCGGAGTTGTACGAGGTATTCCTGCAACCAGCCGACTGGGCCTGA
- the purD gene encoding phosphoribosylamine--glycine ligase — MKLLVIGSGGREHAMAWCLAQTHGLQRVYVAPGNAGTARERRLKNVNLSDPVALACFAEREGVRLTVVGPEAPLAAGVVNVFRARGLKIFGPTKEAAQLESSKDFAKRFMARHNIPTAGFETFSESTAAHAYIDQKGAPIVIKADGLAAGKGVVVAMTLAEAHAAIDAMLSGNKLGDAGAHVVIEEFLDGEEASFIVMVDGKNVLALASSQDHKRIGDGDTGPNTGGMGAYSPAPCVTPQVHAKAMREIIMPTVRGMAADGIPFTGFLYAGLMIGKDGSVKTLEFNCRMGDPETQPILMRLKSDFVDLLEHGINGTLDQVEAEWDRRVALGVVLAAANYPGTPKKGDVIGGLPKGNSFGDDAHVFHASTAERDGEVVTAGGRVLCVTALGENTRLAQKRAYKAASQISWDGMRFRTDIGHRAVGR, encoded by the coding sequence ATGAAACTTCTGGTCATCGGTTCTGGCGGCCGCGAGCACGCGATGGCCTGGTGCTTGGCACAGACCCACGGCCTGCAGAGGGTTTATGTCGCCCCCGGCAACGCCGGCACGGCACGCGAGCGCAGGTTGAAGAACGTCAATCTCAGCGACCCCGTCGCCCTCGCCTGCTTCGCCGAGAGGGAAGGGGTACGCCTCACCGTCGTCGGCCCGGAAGCGCCGCTGGCTGCTGGCGTGGTCAACGTTTTCCGCGCCCGCGGTCTGAAGATTTTCGGCCCGACCAAGGAAGCCGCCCAGCTCGAATCCTCCAAGGATTTTGCCAAGCGCTTCATGGCCCGCCACAACATTCCGACCGCCGGTTTCGAGACTTTTTCCGAGTCGACCGCAGCACATGCCTATATCGACCAAAAAGGCGCCCCGATTGTCATCAAGGCTGACGGCCTGGCCGCCGGCAAGGGTGTCGTCGTCGCCATGACGCTGGCAGAAGCCCACGCCGCCATTGACGCCATGCTGTCCGGCAATAAACTCGGTGACGCTGGCGCCCACGTCGTCATCGAGGAGTTTCTTGATGGCGAGGAAGCCAGCTTCATCGTCATGGTCGACGGCAAGAACGTGCTCGCCCTGGCCTCCAGCCAGGACCACAAGCGCATCGGCGACGGCGACACCGGCCCCAATACCGGTGGCATGGGCGCTTATTCTCCGGCACCATGCGTCACCCCGCAAGTACACGCCAAGGCGATGCGCGAGATCATCATGCCCACCGTGCGCGGCATGGCGGCCGACGGCATTCCCTTCACCGGCTTTCTCTACGCCGGCCTGATGATCGGCAAGGACGGCTCGGTCAAGACGCTGGAATTCAACTGCCGCATGGGCGACCCGGAAACCCAGCCGATCCTGATGCGCCTGAAATCCGATTTCGTCGATCTGCTGGAACATGGCATCAACGGCACACTCGATCAGGTCGAGGCCGAATGGGACCGCCGCGTCGCACTCGGCGTCGTGCTCGCCGCAGCCAACTACCCGGGAACCCCGAAAAAGGGAGACGTGATCGGCGGCCTGCCCAAGGGCAACAGCTTCGGCGACGATGCGCATGTCTTTCATGCCAGCACGGCAGAAAGGGATGGCGAGGTCGTCACCGCCGGCGGTCGCGTGTTGTGCGTCACTGCCCTCGGCGAGAATACCAGACTGGCCCAGAAGCGCGCCTACAAGGCCGCCAGCCAGATCAGCTGGGACGGCATGCGGTTCCGCACGGACATCGGTCACCGCGCCGTCGGTCGCTGA
- the purH gene encoding bifunctional phosphoribosylaminoimidazolecarboxamide formyltransferase/IMP cyclohydrolase has translation MTIKQALISVSDKRGVLEFAQGLAAQGVNLLSTGGTAKMLREAGLTVTEIGDYTGFPEMLDGRVKTLHPKVHGGILARRDLPEHLATIAEHGIPTIDLVCVNLYPFRETVAKPGVTLADAIENIDIGGPAMVRSAAKNYAAVTIVTNPEDYAPLLNEMKANAGTVKLETRFNLAKKAFVHTARYDSAIANWLTALESSADEATKLSPFPTAFQTAFDRAEILRYGENSHQSAAFYRDINPVAGSIAAYTQLQGKELSYNNIADSDAAWECVKSFDVPACVIIKHANPCGVAIDGSLLGAYEKAFKTDSTSAFGGIIAFNGEVGIDVVNAMNERKHFVEVLIAPAFTTEAKAALAAKANLRVLVLPISHVLNTLEFKRVGGGLLVQTPDDFTAQASGLKFVTKVQPTAQQIEDLLFAERVAKFVKSNAIVFCGAGMTLGVGAGQMSRVDSTRIAAMKAQNAGLDLRGSVVASDAFFPFRDGLDVLASAGAVAVIQPGGSMRDDEVIAAADEHGLAMVLTGTRHFRH, from the coding sequence ATGACCATCAAGCAAGCACTGATTTCCGTCTCCGACAAACGAGGCGTTCTCGAATTCGCGCAGGGTCTTGCCGCCCAGGGCGTCAATCTTCTCTCCACCGGCGGCACCGCAAAAATGCTGCGCGAAGCCGGGTTGACCGTAACCGAGATCGGCGACTACACCGGCTTCCCGGAAATGCTCGACGGCCGTGTCAAGACTCTGCACCCGAAGGTGCACGGCGGCATCCTGGCCCGCCGCGATCTGCCTGAACATCTGGCAACCATTGCCGAACACGGTATCCCGACCATCGACCTCGTTTGCGTCAACCTCTACCCGTTCCGCGAAACCGTCGCCAAGCCCGGCGTCACATTGGCGGACGCAATCGAGAACATCGACATCGGCGGTCCGGCCATGGTCCGCTCTGCGGCCAAGAACTACGCTGCCGTCACCATCGTCACCAATCCAGAAGACTACGCCCCGCTGCTCAATGAAATGAAAGCCAACGCCGGCACCGTCAAGCTGGAAACCCGCTTCAACCTGGCCAAGAAAGCCTTCGTCCATACCGCGCGCTACGACTCGGCGATCGCCAACTGGCTGACGGCGCTTGAATCCAGCGCCGACGAAGCAACGAAACTTTCACCCTTCCCAACGGCCTTCCAGACCGCTTTCGACCGTGCCGAGATCCTCCGCTACGGCGAGAACTCGCACCAGAGCGCCGCCTTCTACCGCGACATCAACCCGGTCGCCGGCAGCATCGCCGCCTACACCCAGCTGCAGGGCAAGGAACTGTCCTACAACAACATCGCCGATTCCGATGCCGCCTGGGAATGCGTCAAGTCCTTCGACGTCCCGGCCTGCGTCATCATCAAGCACGCCAACCCGTGCGGCGTCGCTATCGACGGCAGCCTGCTCGGCGCCTACGAAAAGGCTTTCAAGACCGACTCGACCTCGGCCTTCGGCGGCATCATCGCCTTTAACGGCGAGGTCGGCATCGACGTCGTCAACGCCATGAACGAGCGCAAGCACTTCGTCGAAGTGCTGATCGCCCCGGCCTTCACCACTGAAGCCAAGGCAGCGCTGGCGGCTAAGGCCAATCTGCGCGTCCTCGTCCTGCCGATTTCCCATGTGCTCAACACGCTGGAATTCAAGCGTGTCGGCGGCGGCCTGCTGGTTCAGACACCGGATGACTTTACCGCTCAGGCCAGCGGCCTCAAGTTCGTTACCAAGGTGCAGCCAACCGCCCAGCAGATCGAAGACCTGCTCTTCGCCGAGCGCGTTGCCAAGTTCGTCAAGTCCAACGCCATCGTCTTCTGCGGCGCCGGCATGACGCTCGGCGTCGGCGCCGGCCAGATGAGCCGCGTCGATTCGACCCGGATCGCCGCTATGAAGGCGCAGAACGCCGGCCTCGATCTTCGGGGTTCGGTCGTCGCGTCGGATGCCTTCTTTCCGTTCCGTGATGGCCTCGACGTGCTGGCGTCCGCCGGCGCGGTCGCTGTCATCCAGCCTGGCGGCTCGATGCGCGACGACGAAGTCATTGCCGCCGCCGACGAGCATGGTCTGGCGATGGTCCTGACCGGCACCCGCCACTTCCGTCACTGA
- a CDS encoding Fis family transcriptional regulator, producing the protein MSQHDLGKYVTDSLEQYFRDLDGEKPTAIYDMVLKSIEKPMLEVVLAKAGNNQTAAAEMLGINRNTLRKKLTEHQLL; encoded by the coding sequence ATGAGCCAACATGATTTGGGGAAATACGTTACGGATTCGCTGGAGCAGTATTTCCGTGACCTCGACGGCGAAAAGCCCACCGCTATCTATGACATGGTGTTGAAGAGTATCGAAAAGCCGATGCTCGAAGTGGTGCTCGCCAAGGCCGGCAACAACCAGACCGCCGCCGCGGAGATGCTCGGCATCAATCGCAACACCTTGCGCAAGAAACTCACCGAACACCAACTACTGTGA